Proteins encoded in a region of the Desulfovermiculus halophilus DSM 18834 genome:
- a CDS encoding glycosyltransferase family 4 protein produces MKTAIVHYWLIGMRGGEKVLSALLDIFPDADIFTHVYDLKAVSEKIANHNVYTSFIQDLPFSKRLYQNYLPLMPLALEQFDLRDYDLVISSESGPAKGVLTRPDALHICYCHTPMRYLWDMYHDYKKQAGPLKRLAMTPLLHYMRMWDLASAQRVDHFIANSNYVASRIRKYYRQNATVIYPPVAVDEFYSSDEPKDFYLMVGQLVGYKRADLAVRAFNRMGKRLVVIGDGEQLSMLQKIAKKNIVLMGKQPFEVIKKHFARCRALIFPGMEDFGIVPVEAMASGRPVIAYGRGGALETIVEGETGLFFREQSEVSIIEAVEEFEKTKSNITSEACRNQAKTFDLDRFTEEIKEFVLSACEKIA; encoded by the coding sequence ATGAAAACCGCGATCGTCCATTACTGGCTCATTGGCATGCGCGGCGGAGAAAAAGTCCTCAGCGCCCTGCTTGATATTTTCCCTGATGCTGACATCTTTACTCATGTTTACGACCTCAAGGCTGTGTCAGAAAAAATTGCAAACCATAATGTATACACTTCATTTATTCAAGACCTTCCTTTTTCAAAAAGATTATATCAAAACTACCTGCCACTTATGCCCCTTGCACTGGAACAGTTTGACTTAAGAGACTATGACCTAGTGATCAGCAGCGAGTCCGGGCCGGCAAAGGGGGTTCTGACCCGACCAGATGCACTTCATATCTGCTACTGCCATACGCCCATGCGGTATCTCTGGGATATGTATCATGACTATAAAAAACAGGCCGGCCCATTAAAACGTCTGGCCATGACACCGCTACTGCATTACATGCGGATGTGGGATTTGGCATCTGCACAGCGAGTTGATCACTTCATCGCAAATTCAAATTATGTGGCATCAAGAATCCGTAAGTATTACAGGCAGAACGCAACGGTCATTTATCCGCCAGTAGCCGTGGATGAATTTTATTCTTCTGATGAGCCAAAAGATTTTTATCTAATGGTGGGGCAGCTTGTGGGTTACAAAAGGGCAGATCTTGCAGTAAGGGCCTTTAACCGGATGGGAAAGCGGCTTGTTGTTATAGGTGATGGCGAGCAATTAAGTATGTTGCAGAAAATTGCCAAAAAAAATATTGTTTTGATGGGAAAACAACCGTTCGAGGTTATCAAGAAACATTTTGCCAGATGTCGGGCTTTGATTTTCCCCGGAATGGAAGACTTCGGCATCGTGCCGGTGGAAGCCATGGCTTCCGGCAGGCCGGTTATTGCGTACGGCCGAGGGGGTGCGTTAGAAACGATTGTAGAGGGCGAGACCGGGCTTTTTTTTCGTGAACAATCAGAAGTAAGCATTATCGAAGCTGTGGAAGAGTTTGAAAAAACTAAGAGCAACATTACATCGGAAGCATGTAGAAACCAGGCAAAAACATTTGACCTCGATAGATTCACTGAAGAAATTAAAGAATTTGTTTTAAGCGCATGTGAAAAAATTGCATAA
- a CDS encoding sugar transferase, which translates to MLSNIKPSLRESAPILSIGLRLIDSAVVALLLYPLVMLYIGFWSEPYQDLSLVSFFLSLVIFHYTDLYKSWRGEGLIREFRSILGGWITIICIILFLLFSLKVAERYSRFVLIVWFITTPIIFFTFHAIARKCLRLIRTKGGNQRVAAIVGAGDLGLHLEKYIEKIPWTGIQVVGYFDDRKTTDQLRSYSESDKPVLGTIGDIAEYLQSNHLDFIYIALPLRADKKIRAILENCRTLGANIYLVPDLNAFTIFNTRVQQLGDMLLMDFNPDCGRKRLFDVVFSLAAIVMTLPVTLGIALLIKTSSKGPVFYKHRRITAAGREFLCLKFRTMHVDADERLRRILEKDPEAREEWEKTFKLKDDPRVTWIGKYLRKTSLDELPQFINVLKGEMSVVGARPIVYQELTDYYKENGGIYCSIKPGITGIWQVTKRSDTEDYQERVELDTWYALNRNLWLDLKIIGMTIVAMIKGKGAY; encoded by the coding sequence ATGTTATCAAATATAAAACCATCCCTTAGAGAGTCAGCTCCAATTCTGTCGATTGGATTACGATTGATTGATAGTGCAGTGGTTGCTCTGCTGCTCTATCCACTTGTAATGCTGTATATCGGATTCTGGTCAGAGCCATATCAAGACTTGTCTCTTGTATCCTTTTTCTTGAGCCTTGTGATTTTTCATTATACAGATCTGTATAAATCTTGGCGCGGGGAGGGGTTGATTCGTGAATTCAGATCCATTCTTGGCGGATGGATCACTATAATCTGCATTATATTATTTCTGCTCTTTTCATTAAAAGTTGCTGAAAGATATTCTCGATTTGTATTGATTGTATGGTTTATTACTACTCCGATTATATTTTTTACATTTCATGCCATTGCCCGCAAATGTCTCCGTCTTATACGAACCAAGGGTGGCAACCAGAGGGTTGCGGCCATTGTTGGCGCGGGTGATTTAGGGCTGCATTTGGAAAAGTATATAGAAAAAATCCCATGGACTGGGATTCAAGTTGTTGGGTATTTTGATGATCGAAAAACAACGGATCAGTTAAGGAGTTATAGTGAGTCTGATAAACCAGTTTTAGGCACAATAGGAGATATAGCAGAATATTTACAATCGAATCACTTGGATTTTATTTATATCGCCTTGCCGTTGCGAGCCGATAAGAAAATTCGTGCTATTCTTGAAAACTGTAGGACACTAGGGGCAAATATATATTTGGTACCCGACTTAAACGCTTTTACTATATTCAATACCCGTGTTCAGCAGTTGGGTGATATGCTGTTGATGGATTTTAATCCTGACTGTGGAAGGAAGCGTTTATTCGACGTGGTTTTTTCTTTAGCTGCAATCGTTATGACGCTACCCGTTACCCTGGGAATTGCCTTGCTGATAAAAACCAGCAGCAAGGGACCTGTTTTCTACAAGCACAGGCGGATAACCGCAGCCGGCAGAGAGTTCTTGTGCCTCAAATTCCGAACCATGCATGTGGATGCAGACGAGCGGTTGCGGAGGATTCTGGAGAAAGATCCAGAAGCACGCGAAGAGTGGGAGAAAACATTCAAGCTGAAGGACGATCCTCGGGTGACCTGGATTGGAAAATATTTACGGAAGACCAGTTTGGACGAGCTTCCGCAGTTTATTAATGTCCTCAAGGGAGAGATGAGCGTTGTTGGTGCTCGCCCAATCGTGTATCAAGAGCTGACTGACTATTATAAAGAAAATGGCGGCATTTATTGTTCGATAAAGCCTGGTATAACAGGGATTTGGCAGGTGACCAAGAGGAGTGATACCGAGGATTATCAGGAACGTGTTGAGCTGGATACTTGGTATGCCCTGAACAGGAATCTATGGCTGGACTTGAAGATAATCGGGATGACAATCGTGGCTATGATCAAAGGCAAAGGCGCCTATTAG
- a CDS encoding VanZ family protein, with the protein MNWRYLWATNVAVIFVLCIWGRPLQHLVQEMVPLAWVGYAVTAALAIAVLYLVLRRGRVRPRPGQIASAGLAAVVLVLTFDMKRPEEKLHLLLFGALGFISIRVFGFWKGLGMCLAVAGFDELLQLYLPSRVGDFRDVGMNAVSGILGAVIGWQWAGVGSRCGQEAVGCSQ; encoded by the coding sequence ATGAATTGGCGGTATCTGTGGGCTACTAATGTGGCGGTTATATTTGTTCTATGCATTTGGGGGCGGCCGCTTCAGCACTTGGTCCAGGAAATGGTTCCCCTGGCCTGGGTGGGATATGCGGTCACGGCCGCGTTGGCCATTGCCGTCCTCTATCTTGTACTCCGTCGGGGGCGGGTCAGGCCCCGTCCGGGGCAAATCGCTTCCGCAGGTCTTGCAGCTGTTGTTTTGGTTCTGACCTTTGACATGAAACGTCCGGAGGAGAAGTTGCATCTCCTGCTTTTCGGAGCTCTGGGCTTTATCAGCATCCGGGTGTTCGGATTCTGGAAGGGGCTTGGCATGTGCTTGGCCGTGGCCGGGTTCGATGAGCTGCTGCAGCTGTATCTGCCCAGCCGGGTCGGAGACTTCCGCGATGTGGGGATGAATGCAGTTTCCGGCATTCTCGGAGCTGTGATTGGGTGGCAATGGGCGGGAGTCGGTAGTCGGTGTGGGCAGGAGGCGGTGGGCTGTAGCCAGTAG